In Rhinolophus ferrumequinum isolate MPI-CBG mRhiFer1 chromosome 25, mRhiFer1_v1.p, whole genome shotgun sequence, the following proteins share a genomic window:
- the RFLNA gene encoding refilin-A isoform X2, which translates to MKRSRARSPRPATARPGPRSAVEEPPEEPGACAPRPLDMVGHLHLQGMEESLKEQSREGLLDSPDSGLPPSPSPSPPFYSLAPGILDARAGGAGASSEPPGPGEARAPPPLPANAPALDMRPRMLPVFFGEGIAVNPEPAHEIRCNSEVKYASEKHFRDNVFYAPVPTVTAYSETIVAAPNCTWRNYRSQLTLEPRPRALHFRSTTIIFPKRARSTFRTTLQCSLGRPSRWFTSSVQLQLCQPTVL; encoded by the exons ATGAAGAG GTCCCGGGCGCGCAGCCCTCGCCCCGCCACCGCCCGCCCCGGGCCCCGGAGCGCGGTGGAGGAGCCCCCCGAGGAGCCGGGGGCCTGCGCCCCGCGCCCCCTAGACATGGTGGGCCACCTGCACCTGCAGGGCATGGAGGAGAGCCTCAAGGAGCAGAGCCGGGAGGGCCTGCTGGACAGCCCCGACTCCGGgctgccccccagccccagccccagcccgccCTTCTACTCCCTGGCGCCTGGCATCCTCGACGCCCGCGCGGGGGGCGCCGGAGCCTCCTCGGAGCCCCCCGGACCCGGCGAGGCCAGAGCG cccccgcccctccccgcgaACGCCCCCGCGCTGGACATGAGGCCCCGGATGCTGCCAGTATTCTTCGGGGAGGGCATCGCGGTAAATCCGGAACCCGCACACGAGATCCG CTGCAACTCGGAGGTCAAGTACGCCTCGGAGAAGCACTTCCGTGACAACGTCTTCTACGCGCCCGTGCCCACGGTCACGGCCTACAGCGAGACGATCGTGGCGGCGCCCAACTGCACGTGGCGTAACTACCGGAGCCAGCTGACCCTGGAGCCGCGCCCGCGCGCCCTGCACTTCCGCAGCACCACCATCATCTTCCCCAAGCGCGCCCGCAGCACCTTCCGCACCACGCTGCAGTGCAGCCTGGGCCGGCCCAGCCGCTGGTTCACCTCCAGCGTGCAGCTCCAGCTGTGCCAGCCCACGGTGCTCTGA
- the RFLNA gene encoding refilin-A isoform X1 translates to MVGHLHLQGMEESLKEQSREGLLDSPDSGLPPSPSPSPPFYSLAPGILDARAGGAGASSEPPGPGEARAPPPLPANAPALDMRPRMLPVFFGEGIAVNPEPAHEIRCNSEVKYASEKHFRDNVFYAPVPTVTAYSETIVAAPNCTWRNYRSQLTLEPRPRALHFRSTTIIFPKRARSTFRTTLQCSLGRPSRWFTSSVQLQLCQPTVL, encoded by the exons ATGGTGGGCCACCTGCACCTGCAGGGCATGGAGGAGAGCCTCAAGGAGCAGAGCCGGGAGGGCCTGCTGGACAGCCCCGACTCCGGgctgccccccagccccagccccagcccgccCTTCTACTCCCTGGCGCCTGGCATCCTCGACGCCCGCGCGGGGGGCGCCGGAGCCTCCTCGGAGCCCCCCGGACCCGGCGAGGCCAGAGCG cccccgcccctccccgcgaACGCCCCCGCGCTGGACATGAGGCCCCGGATGCTGCCAGTATTCTTCGGGGAGGGCATCGCGGTAAATCCGGAACCCGCACACGAGATCCG CTGCAACTCGGAGGTCAAGTACGCCTCGGAGAAGCACTTCCGTGACAACGTCTTCTACGCGCCCGTGCCCACGGTCACGGCCTACAGCGAGACGATCGTGGCGGCGCCCAACTGCACGTGGCGTAACTACCGGAGCCAGCTGACCCTGGAGCCGCGCCCGCGCGCCCTGCACTTCCGCAGCACCACCATCATCTTCCCCAAGCGCGCCCGCAGCACCTTCCGCACCACGCTGCAGTGCAGCCTGGGCCGGCCCAGCCGCTGGTTCACCTCCAGCGTGCAGCTCCAGCTGTGCCAGCCCACGGTGCTCTGA
- the RFLNA gene encoding refilin-A isoform X3, translating into MPPGTSQGSKCLPQLKIGKERSLCLEIMTRISLVPPLLLGPVGPKLDSALRVSEIFTKYPCLPHTPRTSHFIGTGCDLDLRIFKTSPCISNVQPPPLPANAPALDMRPRMLPVFFGEGIAVNPEPAHEIRCNSEVKYASEKHFRDNVFYAPVPTVTAYSETIVAAPNCTWRNYRSQLTLEPRPRALHFRSTTIIFPKRARSTFRTTLQCSLGRPSRWFTSSVQLQLCQPTVL; encoded by the exons ATGCCACCTGGTACCTCACAGGGCAGTAAATGCCTCCCCCAGCTGAAAATCGGAAAGGAACGGTCCCTTTGCCTCGAGATAATGACAAGAATTTCATTGGTGCCTCCCTTGCTCCTGGGTCCAGTGGGTCCCAAACTTGACTCGGCGTTAAGAGTATCTGAGATCTTCACAAAATACCCATGCCTGCCTCATACCCCCAGAACTTCTCATTTCATTGGTACAGGCTGTGATCTGGACctcaggatttttaaaacttccccaTGTATTTCTAATGTGCAG cccccgcccctccccgcgaACGCCCCCGCGCTGGACATGAGGCCCCGGATGCTGCCAGTATTCTTCGGGGAGGGCATCGCGGTAAATCCGGAACCCGCACACGAGATCCG CTGCAACTCGGAGGTCAAGTACGCCTCGGAGAAGCACTTCCGTGACAACGTCTTCTACGCGCCCGTGCCCACGGTCACGGCCTACAGCGAGACGATCGTGGCGGCGCCCAACTGCACGTGGCGTAACTACCGGAGCCAGCTGACCCTGGAGCCGCGCCCGCGCGCCCTGCACTTCCGCAGCACCACCATCATCTTCCCCAAGCGCGCCCGCAGCACCTTCCGCACCACGCTGCAGTGCAGCCTGGGCCGGCCCAGCCGCTGGTTCACCTCCAGCGTGCAGCTCCAGCTGTGCCAGCCCACGGTGCTCTGA